In the genome of Bacteroidales bacterium, the window TTTATATAATGTCTGCTTTTCAAACAATGGTCGGTAACGGAAAGCAGCGTATTGGCATCGGGCGGAAGATAAACCCTAACTATTTCAGATTTTTTATTTATAACATGGTCAATAAAACCGGGGTCCTGATGGCTAAATCCATTATGGTCCTGCCTCCAAACGTGCGATGTTAAAAGATAATTTAAAGAAGCTATTGGTCGCCGCCATGGAATATGCCTTGTGGTTTTTAGCCATTTGGCATGTTGATTAAGCATTGAATCAACAATACGAATAAACGCTTCATAGCAAGAGAAGAAGCCATGTCTGCCTGTCAGCAGATAACCTTCTAACCAGCCCTGACAAATATTTTCGCTAAGAACTTCCATTACGCGACCATCATGAGTAATGTGGTCATCTCCGGGTAAAATTTCTGCTGTTGAAACACGGTTTGTTACTTCCAAAACAGCACTAAGACGGTTTGAATTATTTTCATCAGGACTGAATACTCTGAAGTTTTTACTTTCTATATTGAGTTTTACCACATCCCGTAAAAAGTTCCCCATAACACTTGCCGATTCGGCTTTAGTGGTTCCCGGCTTTAAAATGTTTATTGCATAATCACGAAAATCGGGCATTTTAAGGTCTTTGAGAAGTTCTCCGCCATTTGCATGAGGATTTGCACTCATGCGGTATTGCCCTTTCGGAGCAATTTCTGAGAGTTCTGGTTTTAGTTTTCCACTGTCATCAAAAAGCTCTTCGGGTTTATAACTTCGCATCCAGTTTTCGAGTAATTTTAAATGTTCCGGATTGCTTGCCAACTTAGATAAAGGAACCTGATGTGAACGAAATGTTCCTTCTACCTGCAAGTCATCAACTATTTTCGGACCAGTCCATCCTTTTGGTGTGCGCAATATTATCATAGGCCATTTCGGGTGTTCTTTGAAGCCGTTTGCTCTGGCTTCATTTTGAATTGTTTTTATTTCAGAAAAAACTGAATCAAGCGTTATTGCCATGAGTTGATGCATTTTTTCCGGCTCATCACCTTCAACAAAATAAACTTTATGTCCGTATCCTTCGAATAAGCTGGTTAGTTCTTCGCGGCTGATTCTTGCGAGAACAGTGGGGTTGGCAATTTTATAACCATTAAGATGAAGTATCGGCAAGACAGTTCCATCAATAATGGGATTCAGAAATTTATTTGAATGCCAGCTTGTGGCAAGAGCACCTGTTTCGGCTTCTCCGTCTCCTACAACACAGCATGCAATTAAACCGGGATTATCAAAAACTGCTCCGTACGCATGCAAAAGAGAATAGCCAAGTTCTCCACCCTCGTGAATAGAGCCGGGAGTTTCGGGAGCTACATGACTTGGTATTCCTCCCGGAAAAGAAAACTGGGTGAATAATTTTTTCATGCCTTCAATATCCTGTGAGATGTTCGGATAAACTTCGCTGTATGTTCCTTCGAGGTAGGTGTTGGCAACTATGCCTGGTCCGCCGTGTCCGGGTCCGGTAACATAAAGTATGTTTAAATTATTTTTTTTAATTATACGATTTAGATGAACATAAATAAAATTCAAACCGGGAGTGGTTCCCCAATGTCCTAATAGCCGTGGCTTGACATGCTCTATTTTTAACGGTTCTCGCAATAGCGGATTATCTAAAAGATATATTTGTCCTATTGATAAATAATTTGCGGCGTGCCAATACGCATTTATTTTTTTTGCTTCTTCCTTGGAAAGTGGCGGCAATTCCTTAACATCAGTCATAATATTTAAAATTTATTTATTAAATTTTTTTCAAGTTTTAAAACATCTTCTGAAAATTTTCTTATTCCTTCAGCAAGTTTTTCGGTAGCCATAGCATCTTCGTTCAGCATCCAGCGAAACTTTTTTTCATCAAGCTCAATCATTTCAATTTTCATGTCTTTTGCAATTTCGGGATTTAGTTTTCTTTCAAGAGTGCCTTCATTTTGCTCCAATTCATTTAAAAGTTTTGGAGAGATTGTTAACAAGTCGCAACCGGCTAATTCTATTATTTCGCCGGTGTTCCTAAAACTTGCTCCCATAACTTCAG includes:
- a CDS encoding phosphoketolase family protein, with the protein product MTDVKELPPLSKEEAKKINAYWHAANYLSIGQIYLLDNPLLREPLKIEHVKPRLLGHWGTTPGLNFIYVHLNRIIKKNNLNILYVTGPGHGGPGIVANTYLEGTYSEVYPNISQDIEGMKKLFTQFSFPGGIPSHVAPETPGSIHEGGELGYSLLHAYGAVFDNPGLIACCVVGDGEAETGALATSWHSNKFLNPIIDGTVLPILHLNGYKIANPTVLARISREELTSLFEGYGHKVYFVEGDEPEKMHQLMAITLDSVFSEIKTIQNEARANGFKEHPKWPMIILRTPKGWTGPKIVDDLQVEGTFRSHQVPLSKLASNPEHLKLLENWMRSYKPEELFDDSGKLKPELSEIAPKGQYRMSANPHANGGELLKDLKMPDFRDYAINILKPGTTKAESASVMGNFLRDVVKLNIESKNFRVFSPDENNSNRLSAVLEVTNRVSTAEILPGDDHITHDGRVMEVLSENICQGWLEGYLLTGRHGFFSCYEAFIRIVDSMLNQHAKWLKTTRHIPWRRPIASLNYLLTSHVWRQDHNGFSHQDPGFIDHVINKKSEIVRVYLPPDANTLLSVTDHCLKSRHYINVIIAGKHPELQYLDMDSAIKHCTEGIGIWDWASNDHVCEPDVVMACAGDVPTLETLAAVDILRRNFKELKIRVINIVDLMTLEPPNEHPHGLSDKDFDSLFTTDRPVIFAFHGYPLLIHRLTYKRNNHKNIHVRGYKEEGTTTTPFDMVVLNDLDRFHLVIDVIDRVAKLEKIGAHVKQEMHDKLIEHKQYIIKHGDDMPEIRNWKWEY